The following DNA comes from Carassius carassius chromosome 41, fCarCar2.1, whole genome shotgun sequence.
aaaagttgcagAACAAAACAAACCAACCTTACTTAAAGACAGGTTGAGTTATGAtccgtgtttttgttttgttgccaCGATTACCTcaattattttcaaacatttaaacagataaagGTAAAccacatttttattagtattgtgATATTTTTCATAAACAGGTCTCCACCTCTGTGATTGTGAATATATTGGTCAAAGGGCAACAATGGCATTTGTATTGCGTTCTGCCTTCAGAAGTAAGTTGTAGTCTGATCATCTAACTAACGTTACATTTGTTCGAATAGTCACATTAACAATATTCACTGTTTGTATAAATGTTATTGCGATTAAGTATTGGACCCTGGATGGAAGAATCAAAACTGTTAGAAGCAACActataaattgtattcatttttgtAAATCATTGGACAGTTACATTGAcgttgtaatgattttatttgtCTGTAACTGCGGCTGAATATAGGTGAATGTGTCATTACACAAATGCTGAATTCAGTTAACTGGGTGAAAGGTCACGTATACTCAATAATATGTTAATTCTCTTTTTGAGTATAGAATACAATACTTATAATGGATAAATCAAATATCTAAATCGATATAGCATGCAGTCGCAATTGCCAGCTGGAATCtgtgtataaacaaataatataataatgcataAATGTTGCAGATAATCTATGTGCAATACAATGATAACATTCTACGTTTGGTAATACTATTATTTACAatcaatatttaaacaatttgaTTTCATTCTTATttatccagtcttcagtttcacatgatccttcagaaatcattcttatatgttgATTTAGTgctcatttgtgtgtgtatatatatatatatatatatatatatatatatatatatatatatatatatatatactgaatactgcatatatatactgaatttgaATGGGTTTGGTTAATgagtaaaagtattcatttctttgtatttatcttcttgcttcaaacttttgaatggtttccacaaaaataaataaataaatatgtaaatagtgGCAAAGgcggttttcaacatttataataataataataagaaaataagtgagcactaaatcagcatattagaatgatttctgaaggattatgtaacATATTAtacgtttaattaaaaaaaaaattaaatgtttgacCTGTAGTGTATTATGGGCAAATTCCTCACCCTGATTTGATTAAAATGGCCTTATTTGAACGGCAATATGTGAATTTAAAGTACACCTGTTTGAACCTCATAGGAACTTTATAAATCCAGATCCATCACTGACAGCCCTACATTTGGTCTTTGTTTTGTGATTAGAACAGGCTTTGTTGATGCCGTTCATGAACGCTGTTAGAGGAATGTCTTCATCAGGAGCACCGACACCCCCCTTCACAACCCTGTCAGTCAGCCGGCCAGCTGAGACCATCACTCATGTTGAGATCTGCCGCCCGGAGAAACGCAATGCAATGAACAAGGCATTCTGGCTGTATGACTTCCATGTCCATATCACATGCTatgaataattcatttatttcacttcatttttgtcAAGATTTCCTGTAATGCTTCGTTTCACAGGAGTAGTTTGacatgaatattaatatttttagttttaaaatgcttacatagtatctcataatttttatTGGAAGGAGTACCCATTTTATGTCATTTCTGTTCAAATGTTCTTATTTGGCAGTATGAGATTAGAATTTAAACTGCAATGATCTTAGTTATCTAAAATATTTTCAGTCCTGTCATGACAGGCTTATGCTGTATTACTGTGTGTGGTGTTAATTACTGTACTTTGGTTTCATCTGTAGTGAAATGGTTGATTGCTTCAATCAGATAACTGAGGACTCAGAGTGTCGTGTCGTGGTCTTCTCAGGTGCTGGAAAGCTCTTCACTTCAGGTAAAGCTATCCGGCGTCTCTTGCCAAAGTCTAGTCTAGGCCTTTTGTTTTATTGCAGTTTTGTGTGTGATTTGTTGATTTGGTAAAACTGTTTCTCAtaatatgaaaatacattttcaaaattgcATGATGTTTCATCTCAACATTGTTTTGGCCACTGGAAACTGAATagaacatttttcattttgaccAAATAGACTGTTTTATGGTGCTCTAGACCTAGATTTATTAAAATGCCCTTGCCCTTGCAATACTCAGTGCCACGGTACTACATGTAGGTGTTGCTGTGCAATTGCTAGAATATTCTAGGTGGTGTCTATGTGGTTGTTTTCCGGCAAAAGTCAAAATAGCCCACAGCTGTCTACTTAAATGTAAGGTTATGGCTTTTTTTAATACCTAGAATTTTTCATCAGTTGGAAATCTGAACCACAGTATGCAAGGTATAATTCATATCCATAGCACAAATGTTGCAGTAGTTTAATGCTTAATGGAATCATTCAAAATGAGCATTAGTTATAGTAATACTTCTCTTAGCACGCACCACTAAcacttaataaatatatttaactgtGGCTGGAAAGAGACATTCATTCTGCAGCAGTGAATCTATTATGTTTTATATgccatatataaatatttaatgtaataatctTTGTAAAGGTATTGACCTCCTGGGCATGGCCAGTGATTTTCTACAGCCCGAAGGTGATGACACAGCCAGGATCTCATGGAATGTGCGCCGCATCATAACTAAATATCAAGAGACCTTCTCTGTTATTGAAAAGGTTACTTTTTTAAACATCATACTGTGAAAGGATATCAATATATAGATAATTGTATATAGATAATTGCAATATATAGATAATTgataattgtataaaaaaagagagatctaGGTAATATGGGAAATATAAGGGAAAATGTCATACAAAGATGAAAATTTATTCATTATGCATTTGAGAAACTGTAAAAGGCATGCCATTAGGATGTTTGGAGGATTACAAGATTTTAATTTGAACATTATGTTTGGCTTTAACAATCAGTCCATTCCAAGATTTGGATTTAGAAATGTTAACAGTCAACTATGCTTTATCTCATGTAGAAATCATATTTTTTCATCATGTCTCTTGTGCTTCATTGTACAGTGTCCAAAACCAGTGATTGTGGCCATTCATGGAGCATGTATAGGAGGAGGTTAGTTTTCCTGTGTAAAGGCTGTCACAACATTTGATACTTTGTATTGTGTATATAGTACAGATGGAAGTTTAATCTGGCTTATTTGAATAGCACTTTTCAAAACGCAAATTGttcccaaaaaacaacaacatacaaacTCCCTGGTGAGCAAACAACAAAACCAAAATCAAGATGTGTATGTTTAACCTTATGTTCAGTTGCAAGATTGTTCTAAGTGGTGTCTAGGTGGTGGTAAGTCAAAAGATCCCACCAACAAGTCTCTATGATATTTCGCTGTCTCCTTAATTGTAAGTTTATAGATTTGTTCCCACATAATTTATCCATCAGATGAAAATCTAAATCACACAATGCAAGGTATAATAAATTTTCATAGCATAAAAAGTTGTTTTAGTTTAATGCTAAGGGTTGGGGTTTATTTAAAATCATACAAAAATTAAGCAATAGTTACAGTAATACGTGTATGTTTAACCTAATATTCAACTGGGGAAGCCATGATAAATGTTATCATTCCTTTGTTTCTTCTTTCACAGGCGTGGACCTAATCACAGCATGTGATATACGACTGTGTACACAGGATGCCTGGTTTCAGGTCAAGGtgtgtgcatttttatttgattgttgtGATTTTAACTGACCGCTTTTTAATCATCCATTCTGTAAAATTCTTTGTAGTCCCAACTGGAACCCCTTTTATGTGTTTAATACCATTTTTACAATAACTTAGATTTTTATTGATTCAAATTTGAATGCCTGAATTGATCACCATTTTCTGTTAAGGAGGTTGACATTGGTTTGGCAGCTGATGTCGGGACATTGCAGCGTCTCCCCAGAGTGATTGGAAGTCGAAGGTACTTGCTTAAAGCGTGTTCTAGATCCAGTAGCAGTGCACTGGGTTTATACCATTAATAGTAACATTTTCTTCTAATGTCTTGCAGTCTAGTGAATGAGTTGGCTTTCACTGCAAGGAAGATGTATGCTgatgaagccaaaagctgtggACTGGTCAGGTGAGAGACCTAGGCAATAAGATATAATATGATATGCTTTATTTTGAATATAGCAGCTGTATCGACAACATAGAACTAGTCTcaaattttattatacattttagtaaACATGAGTGTGCTTGTTCTCTTTTGTTGTACACAGTCGTGTTTTCCCGGATAAAGATACTATGATGGCCGGAGCTCTGGAGATGGCAGGAGAGATTGCCAGTAAAAGTCCTGTAGCAGTCCAGGGAACTAAAGTCAATCTCATTTACTCCAGAGACCACAGTGTTCCAGAGGCCCTGAATTACATAGTGAGTTCTGAActcagagcagtctcagtataaAGTATATAAATTGACAAAGTGACAAGTATAATTAGAAATGATAAAGAAAAATGGATTCAGATTGGATATGGGGATTAAAATAACATCAGCACGAAAGCAATGAAAGGCAGGTTGCACATTACGTGTTGTGCTAAGAGGTGACAGACAAACagggaaaaataattaaaaccttaataaaagcAAATAAGGGAATAATCTGTATTTTGTCTTAGTGTAGGGTAGTGAGTTGTAAACTATATTACGCTCTGTGTCTTAAACTTTTGTATAATATTTCCACATTCTCtacaattttgttttttattagtattttatttcttttttttaaacagttgccAGCACCCATTTCATACTTAGGTTACATTTTCTCTACTTTTTAGACTTCACACAGTTTGATAAACAATTTTCTGCATGGCACAGTCCACAGCAGTAATTTTGATTTattcacataatatatatacactaaaacTACCACAGCACATCACAGAGAATGTTTCAAATAAACTCATTCTTCCATAAAACCTACAAATATTGTCATCCCAACACGTACAGTTTGTCACTCtcaaaacaatgacctaaaaacTAACAACAGGTTTCAGGCgttttcttttgtaaaatatatttataaaacaagaatGACAGCCATCTACTGTTAGAAATTTTAATGAAATTGAAAGTTTAACAAAGCTGGCCATTTTGCTAATTAATACAAAGCATCAACCATCTCCGTACATTCAGAAGGAATagaacaaatacattaaacaaaggCTAtcaatagaataataaaaaaaaaactaagaactaAACAGAAAGTTAACTATAGCAGTGTATACAGTATACtcctgttgttttttgttttgtttttttcttattaatattatttctttgttttttctttttcttttatgaatCCAGCATTTCAAGTAGTAGTACAAGTACAACCCTTCCCATGAGGAAAgccattatatttgtatttatttttcattattaagtgaaaatgaaaaattataaacCAACAACAATTGTAATTGAGGACTGTTTTGTTAAACAGAAACCACATTAGTCATTAAgtgattaaactgaaatatgttcTTACCTGTGTtttctgttcctgtttgttt
Coding sequences within:
- the ech1 gene encoding delta(3,5)-Delta(2,4)-dienoyl-CoA isomerase, mitochondrial isoform X1, translating into MAFVLRSAFRKQALLMPFMNAVRGMSSSGAPTPPFTTLSVSRPAETITHVEICRPEKRNAMNKAFWLEMVDCFNQITEDSECRVVVFSGAGKLFTSGIDLLGMASDFLQPEGDDTARISWNVRRIITKYQETFSVIEKCPKPVIVAIHGACIGGGVDLITACDIRLCTQDAWFQVKEVDIGLAADVGTLQRLPRVIGSRSLVNELAFTARKMYADEAKSCGLVSRVFPDKDTMMAGALEMAGEIASKSPVAVQGTKVNLIYSRDHSVPEALNYINTWNMSMLQTQDVMKSAQAAMEKKSLKDITFSKL
- the ech1 gene encoding delta(3,5)-Delta(2,4)-dienoyl-CoA isomerase, mitochondrial isoform X2, which translates into the protein MPFMNAVRGMSSSGAPTPPFTTLSVSRPAETITHVEICRPEKRNAMNKAFWLEMVDCFNQITEDSECRVVVFSGAGKLFTSGIDLLGMASDFLQPEGDDTARISWNVRRIITKYQETFSVIEKCPKPVIVAIHGACIGGGVDLITACDIRLCTQDAWFQVKEVDIGLAADVGTLQRLPRVIGSRSLVNELAFTARKMYADEAKSCGLVSRVFPDKDTMMAGALEMAGEIASKSPVAVQGTKVNLIYSRDHSVPEALNYINTWNMSMLQTQDVMKSAQAAMEKKSLKDITFSKL